Genomic window (Mycolicibacterium smegmatis):
TTGACTGCTGACCCCGACCCACCGTTCGTCGCCGTCTGGAACAGCGTCGTCGCCGAGCTCAACGGGGACGTCAACGGAGATCGCCAGGGCGATCCGTCGCTTCCGGTGCTCACTCCGCAGCAAAGGGCCTGGCTCAAGCTGGTCAAACCCCTGGTGATCGCCGAGGGGTTTGCCCTGCTGTCGGTTCCGACGCCGTTCGTGCAGAACGAGATCGAGCGCCACCTGCGGGAACCCATCGTCACCGCGCTCAGCCGCAAGCTCGGCCAGCGCGTGGAACTGGGCGTTCGCATCGCGACGCCCACCGACGAGCCCGAGGACGCACCCGACAGCTTCGCCGATTCGCCGGCCCCGGCTTCGGTTCCGGCGGGACCGGCCGACGCCGACGAGATCGACGACGACCGCGACGCCCGGGTCAACGCCCAGGAGAGCTGGCCGAAGTACTTCAGCCGTCCCGAGCCGGACACCTCGTCGGACGATTCGAACGCGGTGAACCTCAACCGCCGCTACACGTTCGACACGTTCGTGATCGGGGCGTCCAACCGGTTCGCGCACGCCGCGACGCTCGCGATCGCCGAGGCGCCGGCGCGGGCCTACAACCCGTTGTTCATCTGGGGCGAGTCGGGTCTGGGCAAGACGCACCTGCTGCACGCGGCCGGGAACTATGCGCAACGTCTCTTCCCGGGTATGCGTGTCAAGTACGTCTCAACCGAAGAGTTCACCAACGACTTCATCAACTCGCTGCGTGACGACCGCAAGGCGTCGTTCAAGCGCAGCTACCGCGACATCGACATCCTGCTGGTCGACGACATCCAGTTCATCGAGGGCAAGGAAGGCATCCAGGAGGAGTTCTTCCACACCTTCAACACGCTGCACAACTCGAACAAGCAGATCGTGATCTCGTCGGACCGGCCGCCGAAGCAGCTCGCGACGCTCGAGGACCGGTTGCGCACGCGGTTCGAATGGGGCCTCATCACCGATGTCCAGCCGCCCGAGTTGGAGACGCGCATCGCGATCCTGCGCAAGAAGGCGCAGATGGATCGCCTCGACGTGCCCGATGATGTGCTCGAGCTCATCGCCAGCAGCATCGAGCGCAACATCCGCGAGCTCGAAGGTGCGCTGATCCGTGTCACGGCGTTCGCGTCGCTCAACAAGACCCGCATCGACCGGTCGCTGGCCGAGGTCGTGCTGCGGGATCTGATCGCCGACGCCACCACGATGCAGATCAGCACCGCGGCCATCATGGCGGTGACCGCCGAGTACTTCGAGACCACGGTCGAGGAGTTGCGCGGCCCGGGCAAGACCAGGGCGCTGGCCCAGTCTCGCCAGATCGCGATGTACCTGTGCCGTGAGCTCACCGACCTGTCGCTGCCCAAGATCGGTCAGGCGTTCGGCCGTGACCACACCACGGTGATGTACGCCGAGAAGAAGATCCGCGGCGAGATGGCCGAGCGCCGTGAGGTGTTCGACCACGTCAAGGAACTCACCACGCGCATCCGCCAGCGCGCCAAGCGCTGAGCTCGGAAACTCAGCCCACACGGATGCCCCGGGACTCCCCCGGGGCATCCGTCGTCTACGGACCCGTTCCGACCCGGTTTCGATGACGCCTGACCGAAATTTTTTGTGAGCAACTTCTGTCACACGCGTGCCTGCCGTCACGCTCGGCGGCTGTGGATACCGATGTGCAGAACCTGCGCGCAAACCACAGGATGACTACGGAATCTCTCCACACCTGCGCGACGATCCACAGTGCCGGCGGAGTTCATCAACCGCTCTCCACACACCACTCACACCGCGACACACCGAGGATGCTGGGCAAACAGGCGTTCATCCCCAGATTCCACAGCACCTATTACTGTTACTCGAATATCTTTCAAGGATTCTCTTCAGAAGAAGCGCCCTGGGGAGATCGGGATCGTTCGCCTCGAGAGACGTCCCCGGTCATCCGCATGTCGGCCCGATCGATTAGCTTTCAAGTTGGTGCGGAAAGCTCTACGGTGTTTCATCGACGGCGGTTCTGTGAGCGTGTCATTCGGTGTGCCACCGATGGTGCTTTCGAGGAACCTGCTGCTTAGAGCTCATTGCGGGGATTATCGAAGGGGCGCATAGGACGTGGCGACGACGACGGCTGGGCTGACCGACTTGAAGTTTCGCGTCGTCCGCGAGGACTTCGCGGATGCGGTGGCCTGGGTAGCCCGCAGCTTGCCGACCCGGCCCACCATCCCGGTGTTGGCAGGCGTCCTGCTGACCGGCACCGATGAGGGCCTGACGATCTCGGGGTTCGACTACGAGGTCTCGGCCGAGGTCAAGGTGAGCGCTGAAATCGCTTCCGCCGGAAGCGTTCTGGTGTCCGGACGGCTACTGTCCGACATCACCAAGGCGCTGCCCGCCAAGCCCGTCGAGGTCAGCGTCGAGGGCACCCGCGTGTCCCTGACCTGCGGCAGCGCGCGCTTCTCGCTGCCGACGCTCGCGGTCGAGGACTACCCGGCGCTGCCTGCGCTGCCCGAGGAGACCGGTGTGATCGCGTCGGATCTGTTCGCCGAGGCCATCGGCCAGGTGGCGGTGGCGGCAGGCCGCGACGACACGCTGCCGATGCTGACCGGTATCCGCGTGGAGATCTCCGGCGAGTCCGTGGTGCTCGCCGCGACCGACCGGTTCCGTCTCGCGGTGCGTGAGCTCACATGGGTCACCACGGCAGGTGACGTCGAGGCCGCGGTGCTGGTGCCGGCGAAGACGCTGGCCGAGGCCGCCAAGGCCGGCACGGACGGAAACCAGGTGCATCTGGCGCTGGGGTCCGGTGCGTCGGTCGGCAAGGACGGTCTGCTGGGTATCCGCAGCGAGGGCAAGCGCAGCACGACGCGCCTGCTCGACGCCGAGTTCCCGAAGTTCCGCCAGCTGCTGCCCGCCGAGCACACCGCGGTCGCCACGATCGGTGTCGCCGAACTCACCGAGGCGATCAAGCGTGTGGCCCTCGTGGCCGATCGTGGCGCCCAGATCCGCATGGAGTTCAGCGACGACACGCTCAAGCTGTCCGCGGGCGCCGACGACGTGGGCCGCGCCGAGGAAGACCTCCCGGTGGATTTCGCCGGCGAGCCGCTCACCATCGCGTTCAACCCGACGTATCTCACCGACGGCCTGGGGTCGCTGCACTCCGAGCGTGTGACCTTCGGGTTCACCACGCCGAGCCGTCCTGCGGTGTTGCGGCCGGCAGGCGAGGATGATGGAGCCAACGGTGGTTCGGGTCCGTTCCCGGCCGCCAAGACGGATTACGTGTATCTGCTGATGCCGGTGCGGCTTCCGGGCTGACCGGCCACGCCGGAGGGGAAGGGCGCGTATGCAACTCGGGTTGATCGGCCTGGGCAAGATGGGCTTCAACATGCGCGAACGTCTGCGCGAAGCCGGCCACGAGGTGATCGGATACGACCCGCGGCCCGAGGTCAGCGATGTCGCGAACCTCGAGGAACTCGCCGGTGCACTGTCGGCGCCGCGGGTCGTGTGGGTGATGGTGCCGTCGGGCACGATCACCCACAGCACCATCGTGGAACTCGCGGGCGTGCTCAGTCCCGGTGATCTGGTGATCGACGGCGGCAACTCGCGCTACACCGAGGACGGTCCGCACGCAGAACTGTTGGGCGAGAAGGGCATCAGCTTCATCGATGCCGGTGTGTCCGGTGGCATCTGGGGCCTGACCGAGGGTTACGGCCTGATGGTCGGCGGCAGTGACGACGACGTGGCTCGAGCCATGCCGATCTTCGACGCGCTGCGTCCGCCGGGTGATGTCGCCGACGGTTTCGTCCATGCCGGCCCGGTGGGTGCGGGCCACTACGCCAAGATGGTCCACAACGGCATCGAGTACGGCCTGATGCACGCCTACGCCGAGGGCTACGAACTGCTGGCGGCCGAGGAACTCATCAAGGACCCGCAGGCGGTGATCCAGGCGTGGAGCAACGGCACCGTGGTGCGGTCGTGGTTGCAGTCGCTATTGGCCAAGGCACTCAAGGAGGATCCGGGTTTCGCCGAGATCAGCGGTTACACCGAGGATTCCGGTGAGGGACGCTGGACCGTCGAGGAGGCCATCGCCCACCGGGTCCCGATGCCGGTGATCGCGGCGTCGCTGTTCGCCCGGTTCGCCTCGAGGCAGGAAGACTCGCCGACCATGAAGGCCGTCTCGGCGTTGCGCAACCAGTTCGGTGGTCATGCCGTCAAGCGGATCAGCGAGTCGGGTTAGGCAGATGGCATGTTTGTCCGGCATCTCGGACTGACCGATTTCCGGTCGTGGGCACGGGTCGATCTCGATCTGGAGCCGGGGCGCACCGTCTTCGTCGGCCCCAACGGTTTCGGAAAGACGAATCTTGTTGAGGCGCTGTGGTATTCGGCGACGCTCGGATCTCATCGGGTGGCCACCGACGCGCCGTTGATCCGTGCGGGTGCCGAACGCGCGATCGTGTCGACCATCGTCGTCAACGAGGGCCGCGAACTCGCGGTGGATCTCGAGATCACCAGCGGCCGGGCGAACAAGGCCCGGATGAATCGCTCCCCGGTGCGCAGTGCCCGCGAGATCCTCGGCGTGCTGCGCGCGGTGCTGTTCAGCCCCGAGGATCTCTCGCTGGTGCGCGGGGATCCGGGTGACCGCAGGCGTTACCTCGACGAACTCGCGACCACGCGCCGTCCGGCCCTCGCGGGTGTGCGCGCGGATTACGACAAGGTGGTGCGCCAACGCACGGCGTTGCTGAAAACCGCTGCGGGAGCACGTTATCGGGGCGACCGCAGCGTGATCGACACGCTCGAGGTGTGGGACGGGCACCTTGCCGCGCACGGCGCGGCGCTGGTGGCGTCGCGCGTGAAACTCGTCGAGGAACTGCAGCCAGAGGTGGAGAAGGCCTACCAACTGCTCGCACCGGCCTCGCGTCCCGCGGCCATCCGGTACCGCAGCAGTGTCGAGGCCATCGAGAACGCGCCGGGCCCCGAGAGCGTGGAGTTCTACGAGGCCGCGCTGCTCGACGCACTGGCGCGCCGCCGTGATGCCGAGCTCGAGCGTGGTGTGTGCCTCGTTGGGCCCCACCGCGACGACCTGGAACTGCGTCTCGGTGACCAGCCCGCGAAAGGCTTTGCCAGCCATGGGGAATCGTGGTCGATGGCGCTGGCACTGCGACTCGGCGCCTATGAACTGCTGTGCTCCGACGGCGTCGAGCCGGTGCTGCTCCTCGACGACGTGTTCGCCGAACTCGACACCTCGAGGCGGCGTGCGCTGGCCACCGTGGCCGGCTCGGCCGAGCAGGTTCTGGTGACTGCCGCTGTGGGCGAAGACATTCCGGAGGACTGGGACGCGCGTCGCGTCCAGATCCGGATGGTCGAGGACGACGGCGGACGCGTGTCGATGGTGGCCTCGTGACCGGGCCCTTCGACGGCGACGGTCCCGAGCAGGACGCGCCGGTCCCCGCTCCCCCGGATCATCTGGCGGATCTGCGCGGTATCGATCTGGTGCGTCGCACGCTCGAGGAGGCCCGCGGTGCGGCACGCAGCCAGGGCAAGGATGTCGGCCGCGGCCGCAGCGGCCCGGTCCGCCGAGTTGCCGGGAACCGCAGGCGCAGAACCTGGTCGGGGCCGGGACCCGACGCGCGGGACCCGCAATTGTTCGGTGCGGTCACCCAGGACCTCGCGAAATCACGCGGGTGGAGCGCGCGCGTCGCGGAGGGCTCGGTGTTCGGCCGGTGGCGCGCCGTGGTCGGTGACCAGATCGCCGATCATGCGACCCCGACGGCGCTCAACGAAGGCGTGTTGACCGTGACTGCCGAGTCGACGGCGTGGGCCACGCAGCTGCGGATGGTGCAGTCACAGCTGCTGGCCAAGATCGCCGCGGTGGTCGGCGACGGTGTGGTGACGACGTTGAAGATCGTCGGGCCCACGGGTCCGTCGTGGCGGAAGGGCCGCTACCACGTCTCCGGACGCGGGCCCCGCGACACGTACGGGTGAGGCGCGTCACACCTCCTGCCAGGTCGCGCTCAGAGCCGCCACAGGCCTTGCAAGGGTGCGCTGAAGCGTCCTCACGCTCGGATGGCCGAGAAATTACGCACACGGCGCAACTAGATAGGTGGAAACGCGGCTACAGAATCGGTGCTGTCGCTATCTCGCGGTAGACTGGACGACGGATCTCAGGCGGTGTCTGCACCGCCTCCCAGTGAACCCCAAGGAGACGCGTCCGACGTGGCTGCCCAGAAGAACAATGCGCCCAAGGAGTATGGCGCCGATTCCATCACCATTCTCGAGGGTTTGGAAGCGGTCCGCAAACGTCCTGGCATGTACATCGGCTCGACCGGCGAACGCGGTCTTCACCACCTGATCTGGGAGGTCGTGGACAACGCGGTCGACGAGGCGATGGCCGGGTTCGCCACCCGCGTCGACGTCAAGATCCATGCCGACGGCAGTGTCGAGGTCCGCGACGACGGCCGTGGCATCCCGGTCGAGATGCACGCGACGGGCATGCCCACCATCGATGTCGTCATGACCCAGCTGCACGCGGGCGGCAAGTTCGACGGCGAGACCTACGCGGTGTCCGGCGGTCTGCACGGAGTGGGTGTTTCGGTCGTGAACGCGCTGTCGACGCGGCTGGAGGCCACGGTCCTGCGTGACGGGTACGAGTGGTTCCAGTACTACGACCGCTCGGTGCCCGGCAAGCTCAAGCAGGGCGGTGAGACCAAGGAGACCGGCACCACCATCCGGTTCTGGGCGGACCCGGAGATCTTCGAGACCACCGACTACAACTTCGAGACGGTCGCGCGCCGGCTCCAGGAGATGGCGTTCCTCAACAAGGGCCTGACCATCGAGCTGACCGACGAGCGCGTGACTGCCGAAGAGGTGGTCGACGACGTCGTGAAGGACACCGCCGAAGCGCCCAAGACGGCCGACGAGAAGGCTGCCGAGGCCACCGGGCCGAGCAAGGTCAAGCACCGCGTCTTCCATTACCCGGGTGGTCTGGTCGACTACGTCAAGCACATCAACCGCACGAAAACCCCCATCCAGCAGAGCATCATCGACTTCGACGGCAAGGGTCCGGGCCACGAGGTCGAGATCGCGATGCAGTGGAACGCGGGGTACTCGGAGTCGGTGCACACCTTCGCCAACACCATCAACACGCATGAGGGTGGTACGCACGAGGAGGGTTTCCGTGCGGCGCTGACCAGCGTGGTCAACCGGTACGCCAAGGACAAGAAACTCCTCAAGGAAAAGGACCCCAACCTCACCGGTGACGACATCCGTGAGGGCCTGGCGGCGGTGATCTCGGTGAAGGTCGCCGAACCGCAGTTCGAGGGCCAGACCAAGACCAAGCTGGGCAACACCGAGGTCAAGTCGTTCGTCCAGAAGATCTGCAACGAGCAGCTGCAGCACTGGTTCGAGGCCAACCCCGCCGAAGCGAAAACCGTGGTCAACAAAGCGGTTTCGTCGGCGCAGGCGCGGATCGCGGCGCGTAAGGCGCGTGAGTTGGTGCGGCGCAAGAGCGCGACCGACATCGGTGGGCTGCCGGGCAAGCTGGCCGACTGCCGTTCGACGGATCCGAGCAAGTCCGAGCTGTATGTGGTGGAGGGTGACTCCGCGGGTGGTTCGGCCAAGAGCGGCCGGGATTCGATGTTCCAGGCGATCCTGCCGTTGCGCGGCAAGATCATCAACGTCGAGAAGGCCCGCATCGACCGGGTGCTGAAGAACACCGAGGTGCAGTCGATCATCACCGCGCTGGGCACCGGTATCCACGACGAGTTCGACATCTCCAAGCTGCGGTATCACAAGATCGTGCTGATGGCGGATGCGGATGTGGACGGCCAGCACATCTCGACGCTGCTGTTGACGTTGTTGTTCCGGTTCATGAAGCCGTTGGTGGAAAACGGGCACATCTTCTTGGCGCAGCCGCCGTTGTACAAGCTCAAGTGGCAGCGCAGTGAGCCGGAGTTCGCGTATTCGGATCGTGAGCGTGACGGGTTGTTGGAGGCCGGGCGCGCGGCGGGCAAGAAGATCAACGTCGACGACGGTATCCAGCGCTACAAGGGTCTCGGTGAGATGGACGCCAAGGAGTTGTGGGAGACCACGATGGATCCGTCGGTGCGGGTGCTGCGACAGGTCACCCTCGACGACGCCGCCGCGGCCGACGAACTGTTCTCCATCCTCATGGGCGAAGACGTCGAGGCGCGTCGCAGCTTCATCACGCGCAACGCCAAAGACGTTCGCTTCCTGGATGTTTAACCCGCGATCCGACAATCGAGGATTGATTCATGACTGATACGACGCTGCCGCCGGAAGGCGAGGCGCACGACCGGATCGAACCGGTCGACATCCAGCAGGAGATGCAGCGCAGCTATATCGACTACGCCATGAGCGTGATCGTGGGCCGCGCGCTGCCCGAGGTGCGCGACGGTCTCAAGCCCGTGCACCGCCGCGTGCTGTACGCGATGTACGACTCG
Coding sequences:
- a CDS encoding DNA replication protein DciA, with translation MTGPFDGDGPEQDAPVPAPPDHLADLRGIDLVRRTLEEARGAARSQGKDVGRGRSGPVRRVAGNRRRRTWSGPGPDARDPQLFGAVTQDLAKSRGWSARVAEGSVFGRWRAVVGDQIADHATPTALNEGVLTVTAESTAWATQLRMVQSQLLAKIAAVVGDGVVTTLKIVGPTGPSWRKGRYHVSGRGPRDTYG
- the dnaN gene encoding DNA polymerase III subunit beta, whose product is MATTTAGLTDLKFRVVREDFADAVAWVARSLPTRPTIPVLAGVLLTGTDEGLTISGFDYEVSAEVKVSAEIASAGSVLVSGRLLSDITKALPAKPVEVSVEGTRVSLTCGSARFSLPTLAVEDYPALPALPEETGVIASDLFAEAIGQVAVAAGRDDTLPMLTGIRVEISGESVVLAATDRFRLAVRELTWVTTAGDVEAAVLVPAKTLAEAAKAGTDGNQVHLALGSGASVGKDGLLGIRSEGKRSTTRLLDAEFPKFRQLLPAEHTAVATIGVAELTEAIKRVALVADRGAQIRMEFSDDTLKLSAGADDVGRAEEDLPVDFAGEPLTIAFNPTYLTDGLGSLHSERVTFGFTTPSRPAVLRPAGEDDGANGGSGPFPAAKTDYVYLLMPVRLPG
- the recF gene encoding DNA replication/repair protein RecF (All proteins in this family for which functions are known are DNA-binding proteins that assist the filamentation of RecA onto DNA for the initiation of recombination or recombinational repair.); the protein is MFVRHLGLTDFRSWARVDLDLEPGRTVFVGPNGFGKTNLVEALWYSATLGSHRVATDAPLIRAGAERAIVSTIVVNEGRELAVDLEITSGRANKARMNRSPVRSAREILGVLRAVLFSPEDLSLVRGDPGDRRRYLDELATTRRPALAGVRADYDKVVRQRTALLKTAAGARYRGDRSVIDTLEVWDGHLAAHGAALVASRVKLVEELQPEVEKAYQLLAPASRPAAIRYRSSVEAIENAPGPESVEFYEAALLDALARRRDAELERGVCLVGPHRDDLELRLGDQPAKGFASHGESWSMALALRLGAYELLCSDGVEPVLLLDDVFAELDTSRRRALATVAGSAEQVLVTAAVGEDIPEDWDARRVQIRMVEDDGGRVSMVAS
- the gyrB gene encoding DNA topoisomerase (ATP-hydrolyzing) subunit B, which gives rise to MAAQKNNAPKEYGADSITILEGLEAVRKRPGMYIGSTGERGLHHLIWEVVDNAVDEAMAGFATRVDVKIHADGSVEVRDDGRGIPVEMHATGMPTIDVVMTQLHAGGKFDGETYAVSGGLHGVGVSVVNALSTRLEATVLRDGYEWFQYYDRSVPGKLKQGGETKETGTTIRFWADPEIFETTDYNFETVARRLQEMAFLNKGLTIELTDERVTAEEVVDDVVKDTAEAPKTADEKAAEATGPSKVKHRVFHYPGGLVDYVKHINRTKTPIQQSIIDFDGKGPGHEVEIAMQWNAGYSESVHTFANTINTHEGGTHEEGFRAALTSVVNRYAKDKKLLKEKDPNLTGDDIREGLAAVISVKVAEPQFEGQTKTKLGNTEVKSFVQKICNEQLQHWFEANPAEAKTVVNKAVSSAQARIAARKARELVRRKSATDIGGLPGKLADCRSTDPSKSELYVVEGDSAGGSAKSGRDSMFQAILPLRGKIINVEKARIDRVLKNTEVQSIITALGTGIHDEFDISKLRYHKIVLMADADVDGQHISTLLLTLLFRFMKPLVENGHIFLAQPPLYKLKWQRSEPEFAYSDRERDGLLEAGRAAGKKINVDDGIQRYKGLGEMDAKELWETTMDPSVRVLRQVTLDDAAAADELFSILMGEDVEARRSFITRNAKDVRFLDV
- the dnaA gene encoding chromosomal replication initiator protein DnaA, producing MTADPDPPFVAVWNSVVAELNGDVNGDRQGDPSLPVLTPQQRAWLKLVKPLVIAEGFALLSVPTPFVQNEIERHLREPIVTALSRKLGQRVELGVRIATPTDEPEDAPDSFADSPAPASVPAGPADADEIDDDRDARVNAQESWPKYFSRPEPDTSSDDSNAVNLNRRYTFDTFVIGASNRFAHAATLAIAEAPARAYNPLFIWGESGLGKTHLLHAAGNYAQRLFPGMRVKYVSTEEFTNDFINSLRDDRKASFKRSYRDIDILLVDDIQFIEGKEGIQEEFFHTFNTLHNSNKQIVISSDRPPKQLATLEDRLRTRFEWGLITDVQPPELETRIAILRKKAQMDRLDVPDDVLELIASSIERNIRELEGALIRVTAFASLNKTRIDRSLAEVVLRDLIADATTMQISTAAIMAVTAEYFETTVEELRGPGKTRALAQSRQIAMYLCRELTDLSLPKIGQAFGRDHTTVMYAEKKIRGEMAERREVFDHVKELTTRIRQRAKR
- the gnd gene encoding phosphogluconate dehydrogenase (NAD(+)-dependent, decarboxylating); its protein translation is MQLGLIGLGKMGFNMRERLREAGHEVIGYDPRPEVSDVANLEELAGALSAPRVVWVMVPSGTITHSTIVELAGVLSPGDLVIDGGNSRYTEDGPHAELLGEKGISFIDAGVSGGIWGLTEGYGLMVGGSDDDVARAMPIFDALRPPGDVADGFVHAGPVGAGHYAKMVHNGIEYGLMHAYAEGYELLAAEELIKDPQAVIQAWSNGTVVRSWLQSLLAKALKEDPGFAEISGYTEDSGEGRWTVEEAIAHRVPMPVIAASLFARFASRQEDSPTMKAVSALRNQFGGHAVKRISESG